From one Thermatribacter velox genomic stretch:
- a CDS encoding ABC transporter ATP-binding protein: MAFDHRKPDSTSSETRAVPGLGPGRHFAVVTSKPEDSLNALKRLWQYFQGYRWQLIVVFILVGFSSLLMLAGPYFIGKAIDEYIVPRDFRGLVRLLVFMGFVYLLSSLFYWLQGYLMVNVVQRGVARLRKDLFDTLQALPLRFFDTRPHGDLMSRLTNDVDNISNSLSNTITQMFSGIITILGAVVLMLWMSPELTAVSIAGIPLTLLVTRLVTRHTHRGFLAQQTILGNLNGIVEENISGLRVVKAFVREESEMERFEEANQALREAGVRAQIYAGVMGPFMNVINNLNLAIIAGVGGWFATREIVSIGTIASFIVYSRHFTRPLNELANQFNMLQSAVASAERIFRVIDESPEPPDAEEAVEFKEIRGEVEFRNVSFSYQRGVPVLKNVSFHVKPGQMVALVGPTGAGKTTIVNLLARFYEVDSGEILIDGVDIRKIKKESLRSLLGVVLQDTYLFSESVRENIRYGRLSATDEEVEEAARLANAEQFILGLPQGYDTILTDGGENLSQGQRQLLAIARVILKDPAILILDEATSNIDVLTEKHVQSAMLNLMRGRTSFVIAHRLSTIRSADLILVINQGEIVEQGTHQELLEKEGFYYRLYTSQFGLNSSISVPDS, encoded by the coding sequence TGAAAAGGCTCTGGCAATATTTTCAGGGTTATCGGTGGCAGTTGATCGTTGTTTTTATCCTGGTGGGCTTTTCTTCGCTTTTGATGCTGGCAGGCCCTTATTTCATTGGAAAAGCCATCGATGAATACATCGTTCCCAGAGATTTCAGAGGCCTGGTACGCCTTCTGGTGTTCATGGGTTTTGTGTATCTTTTGAGCTCTCTCTTTTACTGGCTTCAGGGCTACCTCATGGTTAATGTGGTTCAGCGGGGTGTTGCTCGGCTACGGAAAGACCTTTTTGATACTTTGCAGGCCTTGCCGCTCCGTTTTTTCGACACCAGGCCTCACGGTGACCTGATGAGTCGGTTAACCAACGATGTCGACAACATTAGCAACTCTTTGAGCAACACCATTACCCAGATGTTCTCCGGAATAATCACCATTCTGGGAGCGGTAGTGCTGATGCTCTGGATGAGCCCTGAGTTGACCGCAGTTAGCATAGCAGGTATACCACTTACTCTTCTGGTTACTCGCTTGGTGACCCGGCATACCCACAGGGGTTTTCTTGCACAACAGACTATATTGGGCAACCTTAATGGGATAGTTGAAGAGAATATTTCTGGCCTCAGGGTGGTCAAGGCTTTTGTTCGGGAAGAAAGTGAAATGGAGCGCTTTGAAGAGGCAAACCAGGCTCTCAGAGAGGCAGGAGTAAGGGCGCAAATATATGCTGGTGTAATGGGTCCGTTTATGAATGTTATCAACAACCTGAACCTGGCAATCATTGCTGGGGTTGGAGGATGGTTTGCAACGCGAGAAATAGTGAGCATAGGCACCATAGCCAGCTTTATCGTCTATTCCAGGCATTTTACCAGACCCCTGAATGAGTTGGCTAACCAGTTTAATATGCTTCAGTCGGCTGTGGCCAGTGCGGAAAGAATATTCAGAGTTATCGATGAGTCACCAGAGCCTCCGGATGCAGAAGAAGCTGTAGAATTCAAGGAAATCAGGGGTGAGGTGGAATTCCGTAACGTTTCTTTTTCTTACCAGAGGGGAGTACCGGTTCTTAAAAACGTAAGTTTTCATGTTAAGCCAGGACAAATGGTGGCTCTGGTTGGGCCAACCGGAGCGGGTAAGACCACCATCGTGAACCTCCTGGCCAGGTTTTACGAGGTGGATAGTGGAGAAATATTGATAGATGGCGTTGACATCAGGAAGATTAAAAAAGAATCTCTTCGTTCTCTTTTAGGAGTGGTTTTACAAGATACCTATCTCTTTTCCGAATCGGTGCGCGAAAACATCCGCTATGGGAGGCTATCAGCAACCGATGAAGAAGTGGAAGAGGCAGCCCGCCTGGCCAATGCGGAACAATTTATCCTCGGCTTGCCTCAGGGTTACGATACCATCCTTACTGATGGAGGGGAGAATCTAAGTCAAGGCCAGAGACAGCTCTTGGCCATTGCCAGGGTGATCTTGAAAGACCCAGCCATTCTTATTCTGGATGAGGCCACAAGCAATATTGACGTTCTGACCGAAAAACATGTTCAATCGGCCATGCTCAACCTGATGAGGGGTCGTACCAGTTTTGTCATTGCCCACCGTCTCAGTACTATCCGTAGTGCTGACCTGATCCTGGTGATCAACCAGGGAGAAATTGTTGAGCAGGGTACCCATCAGGAGCTCCTTGAGAAAGAGGGGTTTTATTATCGCCTGTACACGAGTCAGTTTGGTTTGAATTCTTCTATTTCTGTTCCCGATTCTTGA
- a CDS encoding DUF3842 family protein, whose protein sequence is MKIAVVDGLGGGLGCQIIESLKKELGDAVEIIALGINAGATVNMLKAGARRGATGENAIRVTGKEVDAITGPVGIIIPDSMMGEVTAGITEAVISSPARKFLLCVNQPHVEFIGVESQPVSVLIGKLVERIKEFIKEV, encoded by the coding sequence GTGAAAATTGCAGTGGTTGATGGCCTGGGTGGCGGCCTGGGTTGCCAGATAATTGAAAGCTTGAAAAAAGAGCTCGGGGATGCGGTGGAAATAATTGCCCTGGGCATAAATGCCGGGGCGACTGTTAATATGCTAAAAGCAGGAGCCAGGCGGGGAGCCACTGGAGAAAATGCTATTCGAGTTACTGGTAAAGAAGTGGATGCGATAACTGGCCCGGTAGGAATAATCATTCCCGATTCTATGATGGGTGAGGTAACCGCAGGGATAACTGAGGCAGTGATAAGTAGCCCTGCTCGGAAATTTTTGCTGTGTGTTAATCAGCCTCACGTTGAGTTTATCGGTGTTGAGAGCCAGCCGGTCAGTGTACTGATTGGGAAACTGGTCGAGAGAATTAAAGAGTTTATAAAAGAAGTATAA
- the larC gene encoding nickel pincer cofactor biosynthesis protein LarC, protein MNLGAMLDLGVDPDYLREELKKLDLSGYQLKVYQDQRKGIAGTRVEVVVTQHHHASHSHRNFQDIRRIVEESALSERVKKWSLEIFTKLAEAEAKVHGKSIDEVHFHEVGALDSIVDVVGAAICREKLEVDKIVFSPIEVGSGFVECTHGRLPVPAPATAELLRGVPITSESISGELTTPTGAAIAVTFAEEFTAKKSFRILKVGYGVGKRDSKDLPNVLRVFLGEIEEKDSSWEEEQGTVVVETNIDDMSPEVYGYVMEKLFEGGALDVYLIPVIMKKNRPATKVSVLCRDGDAEKITDILFRETTTLGVRKYQVERKLMDRKKVAVQTPYGEVEVKLGLLGNRVLKFKPEYEQCQKIARENGLSLDEVYEMVKEVYKCTYRMDF, encoded by the coding sequence ATGAACCTGGGTGCTATGCTTGACCTGGGGGTGGACCCTGATTATCTGAGAGAGGAACTCAAAAAACTCGATCTCTCAGGCTACCAGTTAAAGGTATATCAAGACCAGAGAAAAGGCATAGCTGGGACCAGGGTGGAGGTTGTTGTTACGCAGCACCATCATGCTTCTCATTCGCACAGAAATTTCCAGGATATAAGGCGGATAGTGGAAGAGAGTGCTCTGAGTGAGCGAGTGAAAAAGTGGAGCTTAGAAATATTTACGAAGCTTGCCGAAGCAGAAGCTAAAGTTCATGGAAAAAGTATCGATGAAGTACATTTTCACGAAGTGGGTGCCTTAGATTCCATTGTGGATGTAGTAGGCGCTGCAATATGCAGAGAAAAACTCGAGGTGGACAAAATCGTCTTTTCACCGATAGAAGTAGGAAGTGGATTTGTGGAGTGTACCCATGGCCGGCTTCCAGTACCTGCGCCAGCCACTGCGGAGCTTTTACGGGGAGTGCCTATAACTTCTGAGAGTATCTCTGGTGAGCTTACTACTCCTACTGGAGCCGCCATAGCAGTTACCTTTGCTGAAGAATTCACCGCAAAGAAGAGTTTTCGAATACTGAAGGTAGGTTATGGTGTTGGCAAGCGGGACAGTAAAGACCTTCCAAATGTTTTGCGAGTGTTTCTGGGGGAGATTGAGGAAAAGGATTCCTCCTGGGAGGAGGAGCAAGGAACAGTGGTTGTGGAAACCAACATAGATGATATGAGTCCGGAGGTGTATGGGTATGTGATGGAGAAGCTTTTTGAGGGCGGTGCACTGGATGTTTATCTTATTCCGGTAATCATGAAAAAGAACCGGCCGGCTACTAAAGTGAGCGTTCTGTGTCGAGATGGGGACGCAGAAAAAATCACGGATATCCTTTTTCGAGAAACAACCACCCTGGGAGTAAGAAAGTACCAGGTTGAAAGGAAGCTAATGGATAGGAAAAAGGTAGCTGTGCAGACTCCCTATGGTGAGGTGGAGGTAAAGCTTGGTTTGCTGGGAAATCGAGTGCTCAAGTTTAAGCCGGAGTACGAGCAGTGCCAAAAAATAGCCAGGGAAAATGGACTTTCTCTGGATGAGGTTTATGAGATGGTAAAGGAGGTTTACAAATGCACATACCGGATGGATTTTTAG
- a CDS encoding energy-coupling factor ABC transporter permease yields MHIPDGFLDTKTWVTTVGVSAIFLSYGISRLKREFDYRKVPLMGVVAAFIFAAQMINFPVAGGTSGHLIGALLAAVLAGPLEAMVIMSTILIVQCFVFMDGGVTALGANILNMALIATWVGYYVYRLLDRKNALQPWALFLGSWVSVVAAAVAASIELAVSGTIPLSVVLPAMLFWHLLIGVGEGAITLLVVSYVKKTRPEILFGEG; encoded by the coding sequence ATGCACATACCGGATGGATTTTTAGATACCAAAACCTGGGTCACCACGGTTGGAGTAAGTGCAATTTTTCTGAGCTATGGAATAAGCAGGTTGAAACGGGAATTCGATTATCGGAAAGTTCCCCTTATGGGGGTCGTTGCAGCTTTCATATTTGCCGCACAAATGATAAACTTCCCCGTGGCGGGAGGGACTTCGGGACATTTGATAGGAGCACTCCTTGCCGCAGTTCTCGCTGGTCCTCTGGAGGCCATGGTCATAATGTCGACCATTCTCATAGTTCAGTGCTTTGTGTTTATGGATGGCGGGGTAACCGCTCTGGGTGCAAACATATTGAACATGGCTTTAATAGCTACCTGGGTGGGATATTATGTTTACCGGCTTCTGGACAGAAAAAACGCTTTGCAACCCTGGGCACTTTTTTTGGGAAGCTGGGTTTCAGTGGTGGCAGCAGCAGTGGCAGCATCGATAGAGCTTGCGGTGTCTGGAACCATTCCTCTTTCGGTAGTTCTTCCAGCCATGCTTTTCTGGCACCTACTCATCGGGGTGGGTGAGGGAGCGATAACGCTTCTTGTAGTAAGTTATGTGAAGAAAACCAGGCCGGAAATACTTTTTGGGGAGGGATGA
- a CDS encoding PDGLE domain-containing protein encodes MRKIGFVLAGLLVAFVVGVLLSPFASSFPDGLERVAEDKGFIERAVELRFPFLVPDYTFPGINNEKLATSLAGLVGVAITFGITVAIGKAMAKKDSR; translated from the coding sequence GTGCGAAAGATAGGATTTGTTCTGGCAGGACTTTTAGTGGCTTTTGTAGTTGGGGTGTTGCTTTCACCTTTTGCCAGCTCTTTCCCGGATGGCCTGGAGCGGGTGGCTGAAGACAAGGGTTTTATCGAGCGGGCAGTGGAGTTGCGTTTCCCTTTTCTGGTTCCTGATTACACTTTTCCTGGGATAAATAATGAGAAGCTGGCTACTTCTCTGGCGGGGCTTGTAGGAGTGGCGATTACTTTTGGAATAACTGTGGCTATTGGTAAAGCAATGGCCAAAAAAGATAGTAGATGA
- the cbiQ gene encoding cobalt ECF transporter T component CbiQ — MDERVKILSCVFFIVMVVSLKTPPSLFWSFFVVLFGVFLGRVRVREFFARLALALPFELLIIIFVPFTFPGQEVLNLWGLSLTLEGLQRALLLFLKMEVACSVMALLILTTGADGIIRGLRGLGLPQVMTVLMEFILRYFELFRQEMEKMNLARKSRGYVRGRHLFHRKTFKVLGEIVGGTLIRSYERSGRVYQAMLSRGYAGYMASNHFHRSLKFGEIILGVLWAGAAVVIFMFERSGAM; from the coding sequence ATGGATGAAAGAGTGAAAATACTGAGTTGTGTGTTTTTCATAGTGATGGTAGTGTCTTTGAAGACACCACCATCACTTTTCTGGTCTTTTTTTGTGGTGCTTTTCGGTGTTTTTCTGGGAAGGGTAAGAGTGCGAGAATTTTTTGCAAGACTTGCTTTAGCTCTTCCCTTTGAGCTTTTGATAATAATTTTTGTGCCCTTCACCTTTCCAGGACAAGAAGTTTTGAACTTGTGGGGTTTGAGTTTGACGCTTGAAGGTCTGCAACGGGCGCTCCTTTTGTTTTTAAAGATGGAAGTGGCTTGTTCAGTTATGGCGCTGCTCATTCTTACCACGGGTGCTGACGGGATAATCAGGGGTTTGAGGGGTCTGGGCCTTCCGCAAGTTATGACCGTGCTTATGGAGTTTATTCTCAGGTATTTTGAGCTCTTCAGACAGGAGATGGAAAAAATGAACCTGGCTCGCAAATCCCGGGGTTATGTGAGGGGTAGGCACCTTTTTCACCGCAAGACCTTTAAGGTTTTGGGAGAAATTGTGGGAGGGACTCTAATTCGCTCTTATGAGCGCAGCGGGAGAGTTTACCAGGCCATGCTTTCTCGGGGATATGCTGGCTATATGGCAAGCAACCATTTTCACCGTTCTTTGAAGTTTGGAGAGATTATTTTGGGAGTGTTGTGGGCAGGAGCGGCAGTGGTCATCTTTATGTTTGAGCGGAGTGGAGCAATGTGA
- a CDS encoding ATP-binding cassette domain-containing protein, whose translation MKRVIEVQDLSYRYPDGTEALKGVSFSIDWGTKTVLLGPNGSGKSTLIMHLNGVFLPQKGKVFVDGQEVTKKTEQTVRRKVGIVFQDPDDQVFASTVWEDVAFGLFNLGMQEKEIKERVEEVLKLVGVWHLRNRIPYHLSYGEKKKVALAGVLVMEPEIVVLDEPGTYLDPQGKRELFWMLDELCKNRKTLLIATHDVDLAAEWADKVIILKEGRVLKEGGKDLLLEEEVLAEANLVFPRISELFLRAGFPKEKVPFTVEEAIRVLKGAIR comes from the coding sequence GTGAAAAGAGTTATAGAAGTGCAAGACCTCAGTTATCGGTATCCCGATGGTACTGAAGCCCTGAAGGGTGTTAGTTTCTCTATTGATTGGGGAACAAAGACCGTGCTGCTTGGTCCCAATGGCTCGGGGAAGTCCACCTTAATTATGCATCTAAACGGTGTTTTTCTTCCTCAGAAAGGGAAGGTATTCGTAGATGGTCAGGAAGTGACCAAAAAGACAGAGCAGACAGTGAGAAGGAAAGTGGGTATTGTTTTTCAGGATCCTGATGACCAGGTTTTTGCCTCTACCGTTTGGGAGGATGTGGCTTTTGGGCTCTTCAATCTGGGTATGCAGGAAAAAGAGATAAAAGAAAGAGTTGAAGAGGTGCTTAAGCTTGTTGGTGTGTGGCACCTTAGGAATAGAATTCCCTATCATCTGAGCTACGGTGAGAAGAAAAAGGTTGCTCTGGCCGGGGTTCTGGTTATGGAACCTGAGATTGTCGTTTTGGATGAACCGGGAACGTATCTTGACCCCCAGGGAAAGCGGGAGTTATTTTGGATGCTGGATGAGCTCTGTAAAAATCGAAAAACCCTGCTTATAGCAACTCATGATGTGGACCTGGCTGCAGAGTGGGCGGATAAGGTGATCATTTTGAAAGAAGGGAGGGTATTAAAAGAGGGAGGCAAGGATTTACTCCTTGAAGAAGAAGTACTTGCTGAAGCTAATCTGGTTTTTCCCAGGATATCTGAACTTTTTTTGCGGGCGGGATTTCCTAAAGAGAAGGTTCCATTTACCGTGGAAGAGGCGATTCGAGTTTTGAAAGGGGCAATACGATGA